A genomic window from Prunus persica cultivar Lovell chromosome G2, Prunus_persica_NCBIv2, whole genome shotgun sequence includes:
- the LOC18786587 gene encoding subtilisin-like protease SBT4.3 isoform X1 codes for MAKHGAFLFTYAFFILILSMSLLCKAIGHEDRKPYIVYLGSLPHDELYSPLSHHLHILERVVEGSSVANALIRSYRRSFNGFAAKLTDCEREKLANMEEVVSVFPSRTYQLQTTRSWDFMGFGETITRNATTESDVIIGVIDTGVWPESDSFKDEGFGPAPKKWKGACYGGKNFTCNNKLIGARFFTSEEESARDEIGHGSHTASTAAGNAVKDVSFYGLVPGTARGGVPSARIAVYKICTLEGCTGEAILAAFDHAIADGVDIITISIGPNHASPLDVDPIAIGAFHAMEKGILTSNSAGNNGPEEGSVSSVAPWILTVAASSTDRRIIDKVVLGNGSTLVGSSVNSFSLNGTSFPLIHGKDASSKCPEIYAGICSPGCLDRDLVKGKIVVCDMFGGNVEAHKAGALGSILHSSAPDVSFVVPLPATGLSNQDYNVVKSFLNSTKEPRANILKSEAIKDDDAPIAASFSSRGPNQILPEIIKPDISAPGVDILAAYSPVASVTSSPEDKRSVKYSILSGTSMSCPHAAGVAAYIKTFHPDWSPAAIKSSLMTTAKPMNGTSTFPGEFSYGSGHIDPVKAIDPGLVYDASKEDYIRLLCIVLDEAKVRHISGNNSTCPKDSEKGSPKDHNYASLAANVTPMKPFTVTFHRTVKNVGLANSAYEAKIMPNPNFDIKVDPEVLSFKTLNEKKTFNLTIVGEGFPDGSHVFAELVWYDGTHSVRSPILVSSVGN; via the coding sequence ATGGCTAAGCATGGAGCATTCTTGTTTACTTATGCTTTCTTCATTCTCATACTCAGTATGAGCTTATTGTGCAAAGCCATTGGTCATGAAGACAGAAAGCCATATATTGTGTACTTGGGGTCACTTCCTCATGATGAGTTGTACTCACCATTGTCTCACCACCTTCATATACTCGAAAGAGTTGTCGAGGGCAGCTCTGTTGCAAATGCCTTGATAAGAAGTTACAGAAGGAGTTTCAATGGATTTGCGGCGAAGCTCACTGACTGTGAGAGAGAAAAGCTTGCAAACATGGAGGAAGTAGTCTCTGTCTTCCCAAGCAGAACTTACCAACTTCAAACAACAAGATCTTGGGACTTCATGGGTTTCGGTGAGACAATCACTCGAAATGCCACGACTGAGAGTGATGTTATTATTGGTGTGATTGACACTGGAGTTTGGCCTGAATCAGATAGTTTTAAAGACGAAGGGTTTGGGCCTGCTCCTAAGAAATGGAAAGGTGCTTGTTATGGTGGAAAAAATTTCACTTGCAACAACAAGTTGATTGGAGCTCGGTTTTTCACATCAGAGGAAGAATCTGCAAGGGATGAAATTGGTCATGGAAGCCACACTGCCTCAACGGCAGCTGGGAATGCCGTAAAGGATGTGAGTTTTTATGGACTAGTACCAGGTACTGCAAGAGGAGGAGTTCCCTCTGCGAGAATTGCTGTATATAAAATCTGCACTCTTGAAGGGTGCACTGGAGAGGCTATCTTGGCTGCTTTCGACCACGCTATTGCCGATGGGGTTGACATCATTACAATTTCAATTGGACCAAATCATGCATCTCCTTTGGATGTTGATCCTATAGCAATTGGTGCTTTTCATGCAATGGAGAAAGGGATACTAACCTCAAACTCTGCAGGCAACAATGGTCCTGAAGAGGGTTCTGTATCAAGTGTGGCACCGTGGATTCTTACAGTTGCAGCAAGTAGCACAGATCGTCGGATCATTGACAAGGTTGTTCTTGGAAATGGAAGCACACTCGTTGGGAGTTCGGTGAACTCTTTCAGTTTAAATGGAACAAGTTTTCCACTGATACATGGAAAAGATGCTTCAAGTAAGTGCCCCGAAATCTATGCTGGGATTTGTTCACCAGGTTGCCTAGACAGAGATTTAGTTAAAGGAAAGATTGTGGTATGTGATATGTTTGGTGGAAATGTTGAGGCTCATAAAGCTGGTGCGCTTGGTTCAATTTTACACTCTTCCGCACCTgatgtttcttttgttgtcCCGCTACCTGCAACGGGTTTAAGCAACCAAGATTATAATGTTGTGAAGTCCTTCCTGAACTCCACGAAAGAGCCTCGAGCCAACATATTAAAAAGTGAAGccataaaagatgatgatgcACCTATTGccgcttccttctcttcacgTGGACCTAATCAAATTTTACCAGAGATTATTAAGCCGGACATAAGTGCCCCAGGGGTAGATATTTTGGCTGCATATTCCCCTGTTGCTTCTGTCACAAGTAGCCCTGAGGACAAGAGGAGTGTAAAATACAGTATACTGTCTGGAACATCCATGTCTTGCCCACACGCTGCTGGTGTAGCTGCATATATTAAAACATTCCACCCTGACTGGTCTCCAGCAGCCATCAAATCATCTCTAATGACAACTGCTAAGCCCATGAATGGTACCAGCACTTTTCCTGGTGAATTTTCTTATGGATCTGGACATATTGATCCTGTGAAAGCTATAGACCCTGGGCTTGTGTATGATGCTTCGAAAGAAGATTACATAAGGTTGCTCTGCATAGTGTTAGATGAGGCCAAAGTTAGGCATATATCAGGAAATAACAGCACTTGCCCCAAAGATTCTGAGAAAGGATCACCAAAGGATCACAATTACGCTTCACTGGCAGCAAATGTTACACCAATGAAACCTTTTACAGTTACATTTCATAGAACAGTGAAAAATGTTGGCCTTGCCAACTCCGCTTACGAGGCCAAAATCATGCCAAATCCTAACTTTGACATCAAGGTGGATCCTGAAGTTCTTTCCTTCAAGACCTtgaatgagaagaagactttcaATTTGACCATTGTTGGAGAAGGTTTTCCAGATGGATCACATGTGTTTGCAGAGCTGGTTTGGTACGATGGAACTCATAGCGTTAGAAGTCCAATTCTTGTAAGCAGTGTGGGAAATTAA
- the LOC109947161 gene encoding uncharacterized protein LOC109947161 — MAAGGILIVSLYVDDIIYTGSSKEMMAEFKVEMMRQYEMTDLGVLHHFLGLGVLQTDTCIFLHQKKYAKTLLDKFGLKDCKSVATPLAMNEKLSKVDGSDLADETLYRQMVGSLLYLTATRPDIMFAASLLARFMHNPTKKHMGTAKRVLRYIQGTMNYGIAYEKGKEAVLIGYCDSD; from the coding sequence ATGGCTGCAGGTGGTATTCTCATTGTGTCACtatatgtagatgatattATCTACACAGGGAGTTCAAAAGAAATGATGGCTGAATTCAAAGTTGAGATGATGAGGCAATATGAGATGACTGACTTAGGTGTGCTTCATCACTTTCTTGGTCTTGGAGTCCTACAAACTGATACTTGCATCTTCTTACACCAAAAGAAGTATGCAAAGACTTTACTAGACAAGTTTGGACTCAAGGATTGCAAGTCTGTTGCAACACCTCTGGCTATGAATGAAAAGCTGTCAAAAGTGGATGGAAGTGATCTAGCTGATGAGACTTTGTATAGGCAAATGGTGGGGAGTCTGCTCTACTTAACTGCAACCAGACCGGATATCATGTTTGCAGCAAGCCTCTTGGCTAGATTCATGCATAATCCAACCAAGAAACACATGGGAACAGCAAAGAGGGTGCTGAGATACATTCAAGGTACTATGAATTATGGAATTGCTTatgaaaagggaaaagagGCAGTGCTAATAGGCTACTGTGATAGTGATTAG
- the LOC18786587 gene encoding subtilisin-like protease SBT4.4 isoform X2, translating to MAKHGAFLFTYAFFILILSMSLLCKAIGHEDRKPYIVYLGSLPHDELYSPLSHHLHILERVVEGSSVANALIRSYRRSFNGFAAKLTDCEREKLANMEEVVSVFPSRTYQLQTTRSWDFMGFGETITRNATTESDVIIGVIDTGVWPESDSFKDEGFGPAPKKWKGACYGGKNFTCNNKLIGARFFTSEEESARDEIGHGSHTASTAAGNAVKDVSFYGLVPGTARGGVPSARIAVYKICTLEGCTGEAILAAFDHAIADGVDIITISIGPNHASPLDVDPIAIGAFHAMEKGILTSNSAGNNGPEEGSVSSVAPWILTVAASSTDRRIIDKVVLGNGSTLVGSSVNSFSLNGTSFPLIHGKDASNLVKGKIVVCDMFGGNVEAHKAGALGSILHSSAPDVSFVVPLPATGLSNQDYNVVKSFLNSTKEPRANILKSEAIKDDDAPIAASFSSRGPNQILPEIIKPDISAPGVDILAAYSPVASVTSSPEDKRSVKYSILSGTSMSCPHAAGVAAYIKTFHPDWSPAAIKSSLMTTAKPMNGTSTFPGEFSYGSGHIDPVKAIDPGLVYDASKEDYIRLLCIVLDEAKVRHISGNNSTCPKDSEKGSPKDHNYASLAANVTPMKPFTVTFHRTVKNVGLANSAYEAKIMPNPNFDIKVDPEVLSFKTLNEKKTFNLTIVGEGFPDGSHVFAELVWYDGTHSVRSPILVSSVGN from the exons ATGGCTAAGCATGGAGCATTCTTGTTTACTTATGCTTTCTTCATTCTCATACTCAGTATGAGCTTATTGTGCAAAGCCATTGGTCATGAAGACAGAAAGCCATATATTGTGTACTTGGGGTCACTTCCTCATGATGAGTTGTACTCACCATTGTCTCACCACCTTCATATACTCGAAAGAGTTGTCGAGGGCAGCTCTGTTGCAAATGCCTTGATAAGAAGTTACAGAAGGAGTTTCAATGGATTTGCGGCGAAGCTCACTGACTGTGAGAGAGAAAAGCTTGCAAACATGGAGGAAGTAGTCTCTGTCTTCCCAAGCAGAACTTACCAACTTCAAACAACAAGATCTTGGGACTTCATGGGTTTCGGTGAGACAATCACTCGAAATGCCACGACTGAGAGTGATGTTATTATTGGTGTGATTGACACTGGAGTTTGGCCTGAATCAGATAGTTTTAAAGACGAAGGGTTTGGGCCTGCTCCTAAGAAATGGAAAGGTGCTTGTTATGGTGGAAAAAATTTCACTTGCAACAACAAGTTGATTGGAGCTCGGTTTTTCACATCAGAGGAAGAATCTGCAAGGGATGAAATTGGTCATGGAAGCCACACTGCCTCAACGGCAGCTGGGAATGCCGTAAAGGATGTGAGTTTTTATGGACTAGTACCAGGTACTGCAAGAGGAGGAGTTCCCTCTGCGAGAATTGCTGTATATAAAATCTGCACTCTTGAAGGGTGCACTGGAGAGGCTATCTTGGCTGCTTTCGACCACGCTATTGCCGATGGGGTTGACATCATTACAATTTCAATTGGACCAAATCATGCATCTCCTTTGGATGTTGATCCTATAGCAATTGGTGCTTTTCATGCAATGGAGAAAGGGATACTAACCTCAAACTCTGCAGGCAACAATGGTCCTGAAGAGGGTTCTGTATCAAGTGTGGCACCGTGGATTCTTACAGTTGCAGCAAGTAGCACAGATCGTCGGATCATTGACAAGGTTGTTCTTGGAAATGGAAGCACACTCGTTGGGAGTTCGGTGAACTCTTTCAGTTTAAATGGAACAAGTTTTCCACTGATACATGGAAAAGATGCTTCAA ATTTAGTTAAAGGAAAGATTGTGGTATGTGATATGTTTGGTGGAAATGTTGAGGCTCATAAAGCTGGTGCGCTTGGTTCAATTTTACACTCTTCCGCACCTgatgtttcttttgttgtcCCGCTACCTGCAACGGGTTTAAGCAACCAAGATTATAATGTTGTGAAGTCCTTCCTGAACTCCACGAAAGAGCCTCGAGCCAACATATTAAAAAGTGAAGccataaaagatgatgatgcACCTATTGccgcttccttctcttcacgTGGACCTAATCAAATTTTACCAGAGATTATTAAGCCGGACATAAGTGCCCCAGGGGTAGATATTTTGGCTGCATATTCCCCTGTTGCTTCTGTCACAAGTAGCCCTGAGGACAAGAGGAGTGTAAAATACAGTATACTGTCTGGAACATCCATGTCTTGCCCACACGCTGCTGGTGTAGCTGCATATATTAAAACATTCCACCCTGACTGGTCTCCAGCAGCCATCAAATCATCTCTAATGACAACTGCTAAGCCCATGAATGGTACCAGCACTTTTCCTGGTGAATTTTCTTATGGATCTGGACATATTGATCCTGTGAAAGCTATAGACCCTGGGCTTGTGTATGATGCTTCGAAAGAAGATTACATAAGGTTGCTCTGCATAGTGTTAGATGAGGCCAAAGTTAGGCATATATCAGGAAATAACAGCACTTGCCCCAAAGATTCTGAGAAAGGATCACCAAAGGATCACAATTACGCTTCACTGGCAGCAAATGTTACACCAATGAAACCTTTTACAGTTACATTTCATAGAACAGTGAAAAATGTTGGCCTTGCCAACTCCGCTTACGAGGCCAAAATCATGCCAAATCCTAACTTTGACATCAAGGTGGATCCTGAAGTTCTTTCCTTCAAGACCTtgaatgagaagaagactttcaATTTGACCATTGTTGGAGAAGGTTTTCCAGATGGATCACATGTGTTTGCAGAGCTGGTTTGGTACGATGGAACTCATAGCGTTAGAAGTCCAATTCTTGTAAGCAGTGTGGGAAATTAA